In the genome of Leeuwenhoekiella sp. MAR_2009_132, one region contains:
- a CDS encoding uroporphyrinogen-III synthase, producing the protein MKSILSTKKLTPSQKNLILGAGFSVVEYDAIQIEYVNFELPGNLENLIFTSKNAVNAFLNKMVKEPNESADIKGLLSLKAEQLGVQDYKCFCVGPKTEAILLENDLNVINAADNAQDLANFIVNTYKNERFIFFCGESRRAELPQIFKENNVDFEEIEVYKTRLNTKSFKQHFDATLFFSPSGVQSFITQNTLENTLAVCIGETTATEAKKHTTNYTTANATTIESVIARAVKALN; encoded by the coding sequence ATGAAATCTATACTCTCCACAAAAAAATTAACCCCTTCTCAAAAGAATTTAATTCTGGGAGCTGGTTTTTCTGTGGTTGAATACGATGCTATACAAATTGAGTATGTAAATTTTGAACTTCCCGGTAATCTGGAGAACTTGATTTTTACGAGCAAAAATGCCGTAAATGCATTTTTGAATAAAATGGTTAAAGAACCCAATGAGTCCGCAGACATTAAAGGGCTCCTTTCTCTAAAGGCAGAACAGTTAGGTGTGCAAGATTACAAGTGCTTTTGCGTAGGTCCCAAAACCGAAGCTATACTTTTAGAAAATGACCTCAACGTAATAAATGCTGCAGATAATGCTCAGGATTTGGCAAATTTTATCGTGAATACCTATAAAAATGAGCGATTTATCTTCTTTTGCGGTGAAAGCAGAAGAGCAGAATTACCTCAAATTTTTAAAGAAAATAATGTTGATTTTGAAGAGATTGAAGTTTACAAAACCCGTTTAAATACAAAGAGCTTTAAACAGCATTTTGACGCTACACTCTTTTTTAGTCCAAGTGGTGTTCAGAGTTTTATAACTCAAAATACATTAGAAAATACGCTAGCCGTTTGCATAGGAGAAACCACTGCAACCGAAGCAAAAAAACATACAACAAACTATACCACTGCAAATGCAACTACTATTGAGAGTGTAATTGCAAGAGCAGTAAAAGCACTTAACTAA